The Anabas testudineus chromosome 11, fAnaTes1.2, whole genome shotgun sequence genome has a segment encoding these proteins:
- the LOC113154031 gene encoding glyceraldehyde-3-phosphate dehydrogenase-like, translated as MVKIGINGFGRIGRLVTRAAATSGKVEVVAINDPFIDLDYMVYMFKYDSTHGTWKHGEVKAEGGKLVIGNMHITVFHERDPANIKWSDAGVDYVVESTGVFTTVEKASAHLKGGAKRVVISAPSADAPMFVMGVNHEKYDNSLKVVSNASCTTNCLAPLAKVINDNFSIVEGLMSTVHAVTATQKTVDGPSGKMWRDGRGASQNIIPASTGAAKAVGKVIPELNGKLTGMAFRVPTPNVSVVDLTVRLEKPAKYDDIKKVVKAAAEGPLKGILGYTEDQVVSSDFNSNSHSSIFDAGAGIALNDHFVKLVSWYDNEFGYSNRVCDLVQHMFSKE; from the exons atttGGGCGTATCGGTCGTCTGGTGACTCGTGCTGCAGCCACAAGCGGCAAAGTGGAGGTGGTGGCCATCAACGACCCCTTCATTGACCTGGATTACATG GTCTACATGTTCAAATATGATTCCACTCACGGTACGTGGAAGCACGGAGAGGTGAAGGCAGAGGGCGGCAAGCTGGTCATTGGCAACATGCACATCACGGTTTTCCACGA GAGGGACCCTGCCAACATTAAGTGGAGCGACGCTGGCGTTGACTACGTGGTGGAGTCCACTGGTGTGTTCACCACTGTTGAGAAGGCCTCT GCTCACCTGAAGGGTGGTGCTAAGAGGGTGGTGATCTCAGCTCCCAGCGCCGATGCTCCCATGTTCGTCATGGGCGTCAACCACGAGAAGTACGACAACTCCCTGAAGGTTGTCAG CAACGCGTCCTGCACAACCAACTGCCTGGCTCCTCTCGCCAAGGTCATCAACGACAACTTCAGCATCGTTGAGGGTCTCATG AGCACAGTCCACGCCGTCACCGCCACACAGAAGACCGTCGACGGACCCTCTGGCAAGATGTGGAGAGATGGACGCGGTGCCTCCCAGAACATCATCCCTGCCTCCACTGGAGCAGCCAAGGCCGTGGGCAAGGTCATCCCTGAGCTTAACGG taAACTGACTGGTATGGCTTTCCGTGTCCCCACTCCCAACGTGTCCGTTGTCGACCTTACTGTCCGTCTGGAGAAGCCT GCAAAGTACGATGATATCAAGAAGGTTgtcaaagctgctgctgagggaCCTCTGAAGGGAATTCTGGGATACACAGAGGACCAG GTTGTGTCCTCAGACTTCAACAGTAACTCTCACTCCTCCATTTTTGATGCTGGTGCTGGCATCGCACTCAACGACCACTTTGTCAAGCTGGTTTCCTG GTACGACAACGAGTTCGGCTACAGCAACCGTGTGTGTGACCTGGTCCAGCACATGTTCTCCAAGGAGTAA
- the iffo1a gene encoding intermediate filament family orphan 1, producing the protein MPDFEHFRFSYSSMNPVLGESGYLAPQQHHHQMTGQTDSIIPEPGYFLGDHGGFGSDGLSGLDLGALPPSGFAYLHLSNPLHRVPPAATALRNDLGSNISVLKTLNLRFRCFLAKVHELERRNKVLEKQLQQALEDSSGGDGLPKPLTKDVGVQTGFVGPIPGRPGLLSLHNANNAAYLPGGLLSPTLNPPPLFDNKYLLGNNLSPFPVSTDSNSNLTTPGFSISPALSPSDPSRTITNINEKYAAHTGTNTNNAPPHPPRFLPGTIWSFNHTRRFGSGRESSITGPGVSWTHPDGVGVQIDTITPEIRALYNVLAKVKRERDEYKRRWEEEYSARMELQEKVVELEEELQESEVCQDELALRVKQLKAELVLFKGLVSNNLSDLDSKIQEKAMKVDMDICRRIDITARLCDVAQQRNCEDMIHIFQVATPPSTLNRRTRKHSGQSAKGGDGDELSMSESEGGGAKDEESCSTSASQINEQMQRMLNQLRECEFEDDCDSLAWEETDETLLLWEDFSGYTLGVETQGELQEESIEKVIRDTESLFKSREKEYQDTIDQIELELATAKSDMNRHLHEYMEMCSMKRGLDVQMETCRRLITQTGDRKSTSLITLTVDDSDNEEKERKKPALPADCESSDSCCDGNSTRTPLTWRKP; encoded by the exons ATGCCGGATTTCGAGCACTTCAGATTTTCCTATTCGAGCATGAATCCGGTCCTGGGGGAGAGCGGTTACCTGGCCCCACAACAGCACCATCACCAGATGACGGGCCAAACCGACTCCATCATCCCAGAGCCTGGCTACTTCCTAGGTGACCATGGTGGGTTCGGATCTGACGGGTTGTCCGGGCTGGACCTGGGCGCCCTCCCCCCCTCGGGGTTCGCCTACCTGCACCTGAGCAACCCGCTGCACCGAGTCCCCCCGGCGGCCACGGCGCTGCGCAACGACCTGGGCTCCAACATCAGCGTGCTGAAAACCCTCAACCTGCGTTTTCGGTGCTTTTTGGCCAAAGTGCATGAGCTGGAGCGCAGGAACAAGGTGCTggagaagcagctgcagcaggctCTGGAGGACAGCAGCGGAGGGGACGGACTCCCAAAGCCTCTGACCAAGGACGTGGGAGTCCAGACTGGATTTGTGGGGCCTATTCCGGGCAGACCGGGCCTCCTCTCGCTCCACAACGCCAACAACGCGGCCTACCTGCCTGGTGGCCTCCTCTCTCCAACCCTGAACCCCCCACCTCTCTTTGACAACAAATACCTGCTGGGGAACAACCTCAGCCCCTTCCCGGTCTCCACAGACTCCAACTCCAACCTCACCACGCCCGGGTTCTCCATCAGCCCGGCGCTGAGTCCCAGCGACCCGTCCAGAACCATCACTAACATCAACGAGAAATACGCAGCTCACACCGGGACAAACACCAACAACGCCCCCCCTCATCCACCACGATTCCTCCCGGGGACGATCTGGTCTTTCAACCACACCCGCCGGTTTGGCAGCGGCAGGGAGTCGAGTATCACCGGGCCCGGTGTCTCTTGGACTCACCCGGACGGTGTCGGAGTCCAGATCGACACCATCACACCGGAGATCAGGGCTCTGTACAACGTGCTGGCCAAggtgaagagggagagagacgaGTACAAGAGAAG aTGGGAGGAGGAGTATTCAGCCAGAATGGAGCTGCAGGAGAAGGTGGTAGAACTGGAGGAG gagctgcaggagagtGAGGTTTGTCAGGATGAGTTGGCTCTTCGGGTGAAGCAGCTGAAGGCAGAGCTCGTTCTCTTCAAAGGACTCGTCAGCAAC AACTTGTCAGATCTGGACAGTAAAATCCAGGAGAAGGCCATGAAGGTGGACATGGACATCTGTCGTCGTATCGACATCACCGCCCGTCTCTGTGACGTCGCTCAGCAGAGGAACTGCGAGGACATGATTCACATCTTCCAG GTGGCCACGCCGCCCTCCACTCTCAACCGCCGGACCAGGAAACACAGCGGACAGTCTGCGAAGGGCGGCGACGGAGACGAACTGAGCATGTCTGAGAGCGAGGGAGGTGGAGCTAAAGACGAGGAGTCGTGCAGCACGTCGGCCAGTCAGATCAACGAGCAGATGCAGAGGATGCTGAATCAGct aAGAGAGTGTGAGTTCGAGGATGACTGCGACAGTCTGGCCTGGGAGGAGACCGATGAAACTCTTCTGCTGTGGGAAGATTTTTCTGGATACACTCTGGGAGTGGAAACACAGGGAGAG CTGCAGGAGGAGTCGATTGAGAAAGTTATTAGAGACACAGAGTCTCTGTTCAAATCCAGGGAGAAGGAATACCAAGACACCATCGACCAGATAGAG CTGGAACTGGCCACAGCGAAGAGTGACATGAATCGTCATCTGCACGAGTACATGGAGATGTGTTCGATGAAAAGAGGACTAGACGTCCAGATGGAGACCTGCAGGAGACTCATCACACAGACTGGAGACAG GAAGTCAACCTCTCTCATCACACTGACGGTGGACGACTCAGACaatgaggagaaggagaggaagaagccgGCTCTACCTGCCGACTGTGAGAGCAGCGACTCGTGCTGCGATGGAAACTCTACAAGAACTCCTCTGACCTGGAGGAAACcctaa
- the LOC113154051 gene encoding vesicle-associated membrane protein 2-like yields MSNTDAAGTPGAPGGPDGEGGAPAQAPNLTSNRRLQQTQAQVDEVVDIMRVNVDKVLERDQKLSELDDRADALQAGASVFESSAAKLKNKYWWKNCKMMIIMAVVGVIFVGVIFLYFFH; encoded by the exons AT GTCGAACACAGACGCAGCAGGTACTCCAGGAGCTCCTGGGGGCCCGGACGGCGAGGGGGGGGCCCCGGCTCAGGCCCCAAATCTCACCAGCAACAGGCGACTGCAGCAGACACAGGCACAGGTGGACGAG GTGGTCGACATCATGCGTGTGAACGTGGACAAAGTCCTGGAGAGAGACCAGAAGCTGTCGGAGCTGGACGACCGGGCCGACGCCCTGCAGGCCGGAGCTTCGGTGTTTGAAAGCAGCGCCGCCAAACTCAAGAACAAGTACTGGTGGAAAAACTGCAAG ATGATGATCATCATGGCAGTTGTCGGTGTTATATTTGTCGGAGTCATCTTCT TGTATTTCTTCCACTGA